Within the Rhizobium favelukesii genome, the region TGGAACAATGGCGGACACCGGCATTCAGCGAATGACTGGCTTGAGGAGATCTTCCAGACCGATTCGCCGGAACATTTCGGCACGAACCCGGTCGGCAACGCCATTGACGACCTCGGCACCGTCCTCAGACGGGTCGACATGGGTGCGGAACGGACGCTTGCCAAAGGGCATGGCGACGACCTGCGCGATCGACGTTGCGACCGAGCCTGCATCGGCATCGGCGGGTTCGAGCGCGGCAAGCCCCTGCAGCGCCTGCTCCGGCACGCCCCTGTAGGGGCCGTCATTGTATTCCGCTGCCCGCGCCGCGTCGGCCGGCGAACCAGAGTGCGCGAAGTGATTCGTGCCCCTGGTAAAGGCGCCTGGCACGATGATCGCGGTTTCGATGCCCCACCGGGCAAGCTCCGACGCATAGGAGACGGCAACCGAGTCCATCGCGGCTTTGGCAGCGAAGTAGGGCGCAAGATAGGGAGGCGTGCCGCCGCGTGTGCTGGAGGAGGAAACCCAGACGACCAGTCCCTTGCCGCGCTTGCGCATATGGGGAAGCGCAGCACGGTTCACCCGCTGCGTCGATAGTACGTTGACGTCGAACAACTCTGCATATTGCTCCGGCGTGAAAGCCTCGGCCGGGCCAAACGACATATGGCCGGCATTATGGATGACGACGTCGAGCTGGCCCACCTCCGCGATGACCTTGGCGATCCCGGCTTCGACGGACGCGTTGGAGACCACATCAAGTTCGACCGAACGCAAATCGACATTGTTCTCCCGCGAGAAGGCCGCGATATCGGCAACGGCTTTCGCGTTGCGGCCGGCCGTGTCGCGGATCCCGGCGTAGACGACATGCCCTTCTGCGGCGAGGGTGCGGGCGGTGAGAGCGCCAAAGCCGCTGGATGCTCCGGTGATGACGATGACCTGCTTATCCATTTTCCTGTTCCTTGGATATTCGAGGGTGTTGAATGCTGGCGTTCGGAGAGTGGCGGCAGGACAAACCCGCCGAAGTCGACGATCAGACCATGCCGCCGTTGGCGCGCAGCACCTGGCCGTTGATCCAGGAACCGTCTGAACCAGCGAGAAAGGAGACCGAGGCGGCGATATCCTCCGGTGTTCCCAGACGCTCTAGCGGGTTCATCTTGGCCAACCGGGCGATCAGCTCATCCGATTTCCCGTCGAGGAAGAGGTCGGTGGCGGTCGGACCCGGAGCCACGGCGTTGACGGTGATGTTGCGGCCGCGCAGTTCTTTCGACATGATGGCCGTCAGCGTTTCGACGGCTGCCTTAGTCGCTGCGTAGACGCCATAGTTTTCGAGCTTCAGACCCACGACGCTCGTCGAGAAGTTGACGATACGGCCGCCGTTGCGCAGGCGCCTTCCGGCTTCGCGCAAGGTGTTGAACGTGCCCTTCAGATTGACGCTCACCTGACGATCGAAGTTGGCGTCGTCAGCATCGGCAATCGAGGAAAGCTGCATGATACCGGCATTGTTGACCAGCACGTCGATGCCGCCGAAGGCTGCTTCCGCTGCATCGAACATCCGGCGGACGGCTTCGGGGTTGCTGACGTCAGCTTGCGCGGTCAGTGCCTTGCCACCACCCCGTTCGATCTTCTGCACAAGCTCTTCGGCGAGCGCGGCGTTTCCGGAGTAGTTGATAACGACGGTGAAACCGTCCTTGGCCAGCCGTTCCGCGATCGCGGCGCCGATACCTCTCGAAGCGCCCGTGACCAGTGCGACCTTGTTCTCGTTGCTGCTCATTGCCTTTCTCCTTCTTTCATCGTGCCTCAGCGCGTTTCGATGCGGAGAAGATGCCTCTTTTCACATTGCGGATAATCAGCCATTATTCGGCATCACTATCCGAATAATCCGAACAAATAAGATGGACAGATTCGATGCCATGCGGGTGTTTTCCCGCGTCGTGGAGCGCCGCAGCTTCACGCTCGCCGCCGAAGACACCGGCCTGCCGCGCTCCACGGTGACCGATGCCGTCAAGCAGCTGGAAGCACGCCTCGGCGTGCGTCTGCTGCAGAGGACCACGCGCCATGTCAGCCCGACGCTAGACGGCGAAGCCTATTATCAGCGCTGTATCTCCATCCTCGCGGATATCGAGGACGCGGAGGGCGCCTTCGCCGGCGCCAAGCCGAAGGGCATGCTGCGCGTGGACGTGCATGGCACGCTTGCCCGGCATTTCGTGCTGCCGAGCCTGCCGTCTTTTCTGGA harbors:
- a CDS encoding SDR family oxidoreductase, yielding MSSNENKVALVTGASRGIGAAIAERLAKDGFTVVINYSGNAALAEELVQKIERGGGKALTAQADVSNPEAVRRMFDAAEAAFGGIDVLVNNAGIMQLSSIADADDANFDRQVSVNLKGTFNTLREAGRRLRNGGRIVNFSTSVVGLKLENYGVYAATKAAVETLTAIMSKELRGRNITVNAVAPGPTATDLFLDGKSDELIARLAKMNPLERLGTPEDIAASVSFLAGSDGSWINGQVLRANGGMV
- a CDS encoding SDR family oxidoreductase gives rise to the protein MDKQVIVITGASSGFGALTARTLAAEGHVVYAGIRDTAGRNAKAVADIAAFSRENNVDLRSVELDVVSNASVEAGIAKVIAEVGQLDVVIHNAGHMSFGPAEAFTPEQYAELFDVNVLSTQRVNRAALPHMRKRGKGLVVWVSSSSTRGGTPPYLAPYFAAKAAMDSVAVSYASELARWGIETAIIVPGAFTRGTNHFAHSGSPADAARAAEYNDGPYRGVPEQALQGLAALEPADADAGSVATSIAQVVAMPFGKRPFRTHVDPSEDGAEVVNGVADRVRAEMFRRIGLEDLLKPVIR